The Vitis vinifera cultivar Pinot Noir 40024 chromosome 12, ASM3070453v1 genome has a segment encoding these proteins:
- the LOC100244662 gene encoding putative disease resistance RPP13-like protein 1 isoform X3 codes for MASREVRTFLPRQRLSATLLRKLRIKLLAVQVVLDDAEAKQFTKSAVKDWLDDLKDAVYDAEDLLDDITTEALRCKMESDAQTSATQVRDITSASLNPFGEGIESRVEEITDKLEYLAQEKDVLGLKEGVGEKLSQRWPATSLVDESGEVYGREGNIQEIVEYLLSHNASGNKISVIALVGMGGIGKTTLAKLVYNDRRVVECFDLKAWVCVSDEFDPVRITKTILKAIDSGASEKYSDDSDLNLLQLKVKERLSKKKFLLVLDDVWNENYNNWDMLQTPFTVGLNGSKIIVTTRSDKVASVMRSVHIHHLGQLSFEDCWSLFAKHAFENGDSSLHPELEEIGKGIVKKCKGLPLAAKTLGGALYSELRVKEWEFVLNSETWDLPNDEILPALRHSKVKEMPSHMGQLKSLQKLSNYIMGEQSGTRVGELKKLSRIGGSLVIQELQNVVDAKDASEANLVGKQYLDELQLEWNRGSDVEQNGAEIVLNNLQPHSNLKRLTIYGYGGSRFPDWLGPSVLNMVSLRLWYCTNMSTFPPLGQLPSLKHLYISGLEEIERVGAEFYGTEPSFVSLEALSFRGMRKWKEWLCLGGQGGEFSRLKELYIERCPKLIGALPNHLPLLTKLEIVQCEQLVAELPRIPAIRVLTTRSCDISQWKELPPLLQDLSIQNSDSLESLWEEGMLQSNTCLRQLRIRNCSFSRPLCRVCLPITLNSLYINDSKKLEFLLPEFLKCHHPSLDYLSIVRSNCNSLSSFPLGNFPSLTELAICKLRGIESLSISISEGDVTSFHWLNIRSCPDLVSIELSALDFSRYSIFKCKNLKRLLHNAACFQSLTIEGCPELIFPIQGLQGLSSLTSLKISDLPNLMSLDSLELQLLTSLEKLEICGCPKLQFLTEGQLPTNLSVLTIQNCPFLKDRCKFWTGEDWHHIAHIPHIAIDDQVL; via the exons ATGGCTTCTCGCGAGGTCCGCACCTTCCTCCCGCGACAGAGACTCAGTGCTACGCTCCTAAGGAAGTTGAGGATAAAATTGCTGGCAGTTCAGGTAGTGCTCGACGACGCTGAGGCCAAGCAATTCACAAAATCAGCTGTAAAAGATTGGCTGGATGACCTGAAAGATGCTGTGTATGATGCAGAGGACCTGTTGGATGATATCACCACTGAAGCTCTACGCTGCAAAATGGAGTCTGATGCTCAAACCAGCGCAACTCAGGTACGTGACATCACCTCTGCCTCGCTTAATCCGTTTGGTGAGGGGATCGAGTCCAGGGTAGAGGAGATCACTGACAAACTAGAATATCTTGCACAAGAAAAAGATGTTCTGGGATTGAAAGAAGGCGTTGGAGAAAAATTGTCACAAAGATGGCCCGCGACTTCCTTGGTAGATGAGTCTGGGGAGGTGTACGGAAGGGAAGGTAATATACAGGAGATAGTTGAATATTTGTTGTCCCATAATGCAAGTGGGAATAAGATAAGTGTGATCGCCCTGGTGGGTATGGGCGGTATTGGAAAGACCACACTTGCTAAGCTGGTGTATAATGATAGGAGAGTGGTGGAATGTTTTGACCTTAAAGCTTGGGTTTGTGTTTCCGATGAATTTGATCCTGTCAGGATAACGAAAACCATTCTTAAGGCAATCGATTCTGGGGCTTCTGAAAAATATTCTGATGATAGTGATTTGAATCTGCTTCAACTTAAAGTGAAGGAGAGACTTAGTAAGAAGAAATTCTTACTTGTCCTTGATGATGTTTGGAATGAAAACTATAATAATTGGGATATGCTACAAACTCCATTCACCGTTGGTCTAAATGGAAGTAAGATTATAGTAACTACACGTAGTGATAAGGTTGCATCGGTCATGCGTTcagttcatattcatcatttgGGACAGTTATCCTTTGAGGACTGCTGGTCGCTATTTGCAAAACATGCATTTGAAAATGGAGATTCTAGTCTACATCCAGAACTTGAAGAAATTGGCAAAGGGATTGTAAAGAAGTGTAAAGGATTGCCTTTGGCTGCAAAGACCCTAGGGGGTGCCTTATACTCAGAGTTACGAGTAAAAGAATGGGAATTTGTGTTGAACAGCGAAACGTGGGATTTACCGAATGATGAAATTCTCCCTGCCTTAAG GCATAGCAAAGTGAAAGAGATGCCAAGTCACATGGGTCAATTAAAAAGTCTACAAAAATTGAGTAACTATATAATGGGTGAGCAAAGTGGGACAAGGGTTGGAGAGTTGAAGAAGCTTTCGCGCATTGGTGGAAGTCTTGTCATTCAAGAGCTGCAGAATGTGGTTGATGCTAAGGATGCCTCAGAGGCCAATTTGGTAGGCAAGCAATATCTGGATGAGTTACAGTTGGAATGGAATCGTGGTAGTGATGTTGAACAAAATGGAGCAGAGATAGTGCTGAACAACTTACAACCTCATTCAAACTTAAAGAGACTCACTATTTACGGTTATGGTGGTTCAAGATTTCCAGATTGGTTAGGTCCTTCAGTTCTGAATATGGTGTCGCTACGTCTCTGGTATTGTACGAATATGTCAACCTTCCCACCGCTGGGGCAGCTACCCTCTCttaaacatttatatatatcGGGGTTGGAGGAGATAGAAAGGGTGGGCGCAGAGTTTTATGGGACTGAGCCCTCCTTTGTCTCCCTAGAAGCTCTATCATTTCGGGGTATGCGAAAATGGAAGGAATGGTTGTGTTTGGGAGGCCAAGGTGGAGAATTCTCTCGTCTCAAGGAGCTTTATATAGAGAGGTGTCCCAAGCTAATCGGAGCCTTACCAAATCATCTGCCTTTGTTGACGAAACTAGAGATTGTACAATGTGAGCAGCTTGTGGCTGAACTTCCAAGGATTCCAGCCATCCGTGTATTGACGACACGCAGCTGTGACATCTCACAGTGGAAGGAACTACCACCACTACTGCAGGATCTCTCAATTCAAAATTCCGACTCTTTGGAGTCCCTATGGGAGGAGGGAATGTTGCAAAGTAATACTTGTCTTCGACAGTTGAGAATCAGAAATTGCTCTTTTTCGAGACCCTTGTGCAGAGTTTGTTTGCCCATTACATTGAATTCGTTATATATAAACGATTCTAAGAAACTAGAGTTTCTCCTACCTGAGTTTTTAAAATGTCACCACCCTTCCCTTGACTATTTGTCTATCGTCAGAAGTAATTGCAATTCTCTCTCATCCTTCCCACTCGGCAACTTCCCAAGTTTAACTGAGCTCGCTATCTGCAAACTCAGGGGGATTGAATCCCTCTCCATTTCAATTTCAGAGGGCGATGTTACATCTTTTCATTGGTTGAACATCAGAAGTTGCCCTGATCTTGTGTCTATTGAATTGTCAGCTCTCGACTTCTCACGATATTCCATCTTCAAGTGCAAGAATCTCAAGCGGCTGCTGCACAACGCTGCATGCTTTCAGTCATTAACAATAGAAGGTTGTCCTGAATTGATATTCCCAATACAAGGTCTGCAAGGACTGTCCTCTCTTACCTCTCTCAAAATCTCAGATCTTCCAAATCTCATGTCCCTTGACAGTTTGGAGCTTCAACTGCTCACCTCACTTGAAAAATTAGAGATCTGTGGCTGCCCCAAGCTCCAATTCTTGACAGAAGGGCAGCTGCCCACCAACCTTTCTGTTCTAACAATTCAGAACTGCCCATTTCTGAAAGATCGGTGCAAGTTTTGGACAGGGGAAGATTGGCATCATATAGCTCACATTCCACACATTGCGATCGATGACCAAGTTTTGTAA
- the LOC100244662 gene encoding putative disease resistance RPP13-like protein 1 isoform X1 translates to MASREVRTFLPRQRLSATLLRKLRIKLLAVQVVLDDAEAKQFTKSAVKDWLDDLKDAVYDAEDLLDDITTEALRCKMESDAQTSATQVRDITSASLNPFGEGIESRVEEITDKLEYLAQEKDVLGLKEGVGEKLSQRWPATSLVDESGEVYGREGNIQEIVEYLLSHNASGNKISVIALVGMGGIGKTTLAKLVYNDRRVVECFDLKAWVCVSDEFDPVRITKTILKAIDSGASEKYSDDSDLNLLQLKVKERLSKKKFLLVLDDVWNENYNNWDMLQTPFTVGLNGSKIIVTTRSDKVASVMRSVHIHHLGQLSFEDCWSLFAKHAFENGDSSLHPELEEIGKGIVKKCKGLPLAAKTLGGALYSELRVKEWEFVLNSETWDLPNDEILPALRLSYSFLPSHLKRCFAYCSIFPKDYEFEKEILILLWMAEGFLQQFENKKTMEEVGDGYFYDLLSRSFFQKSNSHKSYFVMHDLIHDLAQLVSGKFCVQLKDGKMNEILEKLRHLSYFRSEYDPFERFETLNEVNGLRTFFPLNLITWPRFDKVSNNRNPNAVRYVVDFRLSNRVWTDLLLKVQYLRVLSLCYYKITDLSDSIGNLKHLRYLDLTYTLIKRLPESICSLYNLQTLILYECRCLVELPKMMWKMISLRHLDIRHSKVKEMPSHMGQLKSLQKLSNYIMGEQSGTRVGELKKLSRIGGSLVIQELQNVVDAKDASEANLVGKQYLDELQLEWNRGSDVEQNGAEIVLNNLQPHSNLKRLTIYGYGGSRFPDWLGPSVLNMVSLRLWYCTNMSTFPPLGQLPSLKHLYISGLEEIERVGAEFYGTEPSFVSLEALSFRGMRKWKEWLCLGGQGGEFSRLKELYIERCPKLIGALPNHLPLLTKLEIVQCEQLVAELPRIPAIRVLTTRSCDISQWKELPPLLQDLSIQNSDSLESLWEEGMLQSNTCLRQLRIRNCSFSRPLCRVCLPITLNSLYINDSKKLEFLLPEFLKCHHPSLDYLSIVRSNCNSLSSFPLGNFPSLTELAICKLRGIESLSISISEGDVTSFHWLNIRSCPDLVSIELSALDFSRYSIFKCKNLKRLLHNAACFQSLTIEGCPELIFPIQGLQGLSSLTSLKISDLPNLMSLDSLELQLLTSLEKLEICGCPKLQFLTEGQLPTNLSVLTIQNCPFLKDRCKFWTGEDWHHIAHIPHIAIDDQVL, encoded by the coding sequence ATGGCTTCTCGCGAGGTCCGCACCTTCCTCCCGCGACAGAGACTCAGTGCTACGCTCCTAAGGAAGTTGAGGATAAAATTGCTGGCAGTTCAGGTAGTGCTCGACGACGCTGAGGCCAAGCAATTCACAAAATCAGCTGTAAAAGATTGGCTGGATGACCTGAAAGATGCTGTGTATGATGCAGAGGACCTGTTGGATGATATCACCACTGAAGCTCTACGCTGCAAAATGGAGTCTGATGCTCAAACCAGCGCAACTCAGGTACGTGACATCACCTCTGCCTCGCTTAATCCGTTTGGTGAGGGGATCGAGTCCAGGGTAGAGGAGATCACTGACAAACTAGAATATCTTGCACAAGAAAAAGATGTTCTGGGATTGAAAGAAGGCGTTGGAGAAAAATTGTCACAAAGATGGCCCGCGACTTCCTTGGTAGATGAGTCTGGGGAGGTGTACGGAAGGGAAGGTAATATACAGGAGATAGTTGAATATTTGTTGTCCCATAATGCAAGTGGGAATAAGATAAGTGTGATCGCCCTGGTGGGTATGGGCGGTATTGGAAAGACCACACTTGCTAAGCTGGTGTATAATGATAGGAGAGTGGTGGAATGTTTTGACCTTAAAGCTTGGGTTTGTGTTTCCGATGAATTTGATCCTGTCAGGATAACGAAAACCATTCTTAAGGCAATCGATTCTGGGGCTTCTGAAAAATATTCTGATGATAGTGATTTGAATCTGCTTCAACTTAAAGTGAAGGAGAGACTTAGTAAGAAGAAATTCTTACTTGTCCTTGATGATGTTTGGAATGAAAACTATAATAATTGGGATATGCTACAAACTCCATTCACCGTTGGTCTAAATGGAAGTAAGATTATAGTAACTACACGTAGTGATAAGGTTGCATCGGTCATGCGTTcagttcatattcatcatttgGGACAGTTATCCTTTGAGGACTGCTGGTCGCTATTTGCAAAACATGCATTTGAAAATGGAGATTCTAGTCTACATCCAGAACTTGAAGAAATTGGCAAAGGGATTGTAAAGAAGTGTAAAGGATTGCCTTTGGCTGCAAAGACCCTAGGGGGTGCCTTATACTCAGAGTTACGAGTAAAAGAATGGGAATTTGTGTTGAACAGCGAAACGTGGGATTTACCGAATGATGAAATTCTCCCTGCCTTAAGGTTAAGCTATTCTTTTCTTCCTTCACATTTAAAGCGATGTTTTGCATATTGCTCAATTTTTCCTAAGGACTAcgaatttgaaaaggaaattttgattCTATTGTGGATGGCTGAAGGCTTTTTGCAACaatttgaaaacaagaaaacaatggAAGAAGTGGGTGATGGGTACTTTTATGACCTATTATCAAGGTCATTTTTTCAGAAGTCCAATAGTCACAAATCATATTTTGTAATGCATGATCTCATTCACGACTTGGCTCAACTTGTTTCTGGAAAATTTTGTGTTCAATTGAAGGATGGTAAGATGAATGAAATTCTTGAAAAGCTCCgccatttatcatattttagaaGTGAATATGACCCGTTTGAGAGATTTGAGACCCTAAATGAAGTTAATGGTCTTCGTACCTTCTTTCCTTTGAATTTGATAACTTGGCCTCGATTTGACAAGGTTTCAAATAATAGAAATCCAAATGCTGTTAGGTATGTTGTAGATTTTCGGTTGAGTAATAGAGTTTGGACCGATTTATTATTGAAAGTTCAATATTTACGAGTATTATCATTATGCTACTATAAGATAACGGATTTGTCTGATTCAATTGGTAATTTGAAACATTTGCGCTATTTGGACCTTACCTACACACTCATCAAAAGGTTACCAGAGTCGATTTGTAGTTTGTATAATTTACAAACATTGATATTATACGAGTGTAGATGTCTTGTTGAATTGCCTAAAATGATGTGGAAAATGATTAGCTTACGTCATCTTGATATCAGGCATAGCAAAGTGAAAGAGATGCCAAGTCACATGGGTCAATTAAAAAGTCTACAAAAATTGAGTAACTATATAATGGGTGAGCAAAGTGGGACAAGGGTTGGAGAGTTGAAGAAGCTTTCGCGCATTGGTGGAAGTCTTGTCATTCAAGAGCTGCAGAATGTGGTTGATGCTAAGGATGCCTCAGAGGCCAATTTGGTAGGCAAGCAATATCTGGATGAGTTACAGTTGGAATGGAATCGTGGTAGTGATGTTGAACAAAATGGAGCAGAGATAGTGCTGAACAACTTACAACCTCATTCAAACTTAAAGAGACTCACTATTTACGGTTATGGTGGTTCAAGATTTCCAGATTGGTTAGGTCCTTCAGTTCTGAATATGGTGTCGCTACGTCTCTGGTATTGTACGAATATGTCAACCTTCCCACCGCTGGGGCAGCTACCCTCTCttaaacatttatatatatcGGGGTTGGAGGAGATAGAAAGGGTGGGCGCAGAGTTTTATGGGACTGAGCCCTCCTTTGTCTCCCTAGAAGCTCTATCATTTCGGGGTATGCGAAAATGGAAGGAATGGTTGTGTTTGGGAGGCCAAGGTGGAGAATTCTCTCGTCTCAAGGAGCTTTATATAGAGAGGTGTCCCAAGCTAATCGGAGCCTTACCAAATCATCTGCCTTTGTTGACGAAACTAGAGATTGTACAATGTGAGCAGCTTGTGGCTGAACTTCCAAGGATTCCAGCCATCCGTGTATTGACGACACGCAGCTGTGACATCTCACAGTGGAAGGAACTACCACCACTACTGCAGGATCTCTCAATTCAAAATTCCGACTCTTTGGAGTCCCTATGGGAGGAGGGAATGTTGCAAAGTAATACTTGTCTTCGACAGTTGAGAATCAGAAATTGCTCTTTTTCGAGACCCTTGTGCAGAGTTTGTTTGCCCATTACATTGAATTCGTTATATATAAACGATTCTAAGAAACTAGAGTTTCTCCTACCTGAGTTTTTAAAATGTCACCACCCTTCCCTTGACTATTTGTCTATCGTCAGAAGTAATTGCAATTCTCTCTCATCCTTCCCACTCGGCAACTTCCCAAGTTTAACTGAGCTCGCTATCTGCAAACTCAGGGGGATTGAATCCCTCTCCATTTCAATTTCAGAGGGCGATGTTACATCTTTTCATTGGTTGAACATCAGAAGTTGCCCTGATCTTGTGTCTATTGAATTGTCAGCTCTCGACTTCTCACGATATTCCATCTTCAAGTGCAAGAATCTCAAGCGGCTGCTGCACAACGCTGCATGCTTTCAGTCATTAACAATAGAAGGTTGTCCTGAATTGATATTCCCAATACAAGGTCTGCAAGGACTGTCCTCTCTTACCTCTCTCAAAATCTCAGATCTTCCAAATCTCATGTCCCTTGACAGTTTGGAGCTTCAACTGCTCACCTCACTTGAAAAATTAGAGATCTGTGGCTGCCCCAAGCTCCAATTCTTGACAGAAGGGCAGCTGCCCACCAACCTTTCTGTTCTAACAATTCAGAACTGCCCATTTCTGAAAGATCGGTGCAAGTTTTGGACAGGGGAAGATTGGCATCATATAGCTCACATTCCACACATTGCGATCGATGACCAAGTTTTGTAA
- the LOC100244662 gene encoding putative disease resistance RPP13-like protein 1 isoform X2 encodes MASREVRTFLPRQRLSATLLRKLRIKLLAVQVVLDDAEAKQFTKSAVKDWLDDLKDAVYDAEDLLDDITTEALRCKMESDAQTSATQVRDITSASLNPFGEGIESRVEEITDKLEYLAQEKDVLGLKEGVGEKLSQRWPATSLVDESGEVYGREGNIQEIVEYLLSHNASGNKISVIALVGMGGIGKTTLAKLVYNDRRVVECFDLKAWVCVSDEFDPVRITKTILKAIDSGASEKYSDDSDLNLLQLKVKERLSKKKFLLVLDDVWNENYNNWDMLQTPFTVGLNGSKIIVTTRSDKVASVMRSVHIHHLGQLSFEDCWSLFAKHAFENGDSSLHPELEEIGKGIVKKCKGLPLAAKTLGGALYSELRVKEWEFVLNSETWDLPNDEILPALRLSYSFLPSHLKRCFAYCSIFPKDYEFEKEILILLWMAEGFLQQFENKKTMEEVGDGYFYDLLSRSFFQKSNSHKSYFVMHDLIHDLAQLVSGKFCVQLKDGKMNEILEKLRHLSYFRSEYDPFERFETLNEVNGLRTFFPLNLITWPRFDKVSNNRNPNAVRYVVDFRLSNRVWTDLLLKVQYLRVLSLCYYKITDLSDSIGNLKHLRYLDLTYTLIKRLPESICSLYNLQTLILYECRCLVELPKMMWKMISLRHLDIRHSKVKEMPSHMGQLKSLQKLSNYIMGEQSGTRVGELKKLSRIGGSLVIQELQNVVDAKDASEANLVGKQYLDELQLEWNRGSDVEQNGAEIVLNNLQPHSNLKRLTIYGYGGSRFPDWLGPSVLNMVSLRLWYCTNMSTFPPLGQLPSLKHLYISGLEEIERVGAEFYGTEPSFVSLEALSFRGMRKWKEWLCLGGQGGEFSRLKELYIERCPKLIGALPNHLPLLTKLEIVQCEQLVAELPRIPAIRVLTTRSCDISQWKELPPLLQDLSIQNSDSLESLWEEGMLQSNTCLRQLRIRNCSFSRPLCRVCLPITLNSLYINDSKKLEFLLPEFLKCHHPSLDYLSIVRSNCNSLSSFPLGNFPSLTELAICKLRGIESLSISISEGDVTSFHWLNIRSCPDLVSIELSALDFSRYSIFKCKNLKRLLHNAACFQSLTIEVWSFNCSPHLKN; translated from the exons ATGGCTTCTCGCGAGGTCCGCACCTTCCTCCCGCGACAGAGACTCAGTGCTACGCTCCTAAGGAAGTTGAGGATAAAATTGCTGGCAGTTCAGGTAGTGCTCGACGACGCTGAGGCCAAGCAATTCACAAAATCAGCTGTAAAAGATTGGCTGGATGACCTGAAAGATGCTGTGTATGATGCAGAGGACCTGTTGGATGATATCACCACTGAAGCTCTACGCTGCAAAATGGAGTCTGATGCTCAAACCAGCGCAACTCAGGTACGTGACATCACCTCTGCCTCGCTTAATCCGTTTGGTGAGGGGATCGAGTCCAGGGTAGAGGAGATCACTGACAAACTAGAATATCTTGCACAAGAAAAAGATGTTCTGGGATTGAAAGAAGGCGTTGGAGAAAAATTGTCACAAAGATGGCCCGCGACTTCCTTGGTAGATGAGTCTGGGGAGGTGTACGGAAGGGAAGGTAATATACAGGAGATAGTTGAATATTTGTTGTCCCATAATGCAAGTGGGAATAAGATAAGTGTGATCGCCCTGGTGGGTATGGGCGGTATTGGAAAGACCACACTTGCTAAGCTGGTGTATAATGATAGGAGAGTGGTGGAATGTTTTGACCTTAAAGCTTGGGTTTGTGTTTCCGATGAATTTGATCCTGTCAGGATAACGAAAACCATTCTTAAGGCAATCGATTCTGGGGCTTCTGAAAAATATTCTGATGATAGTGATTTGAATCTGCTTCAACTTAAAGTGAAGGAGAGACTTAGTAAGAAGAAATTCTTACTTGTCCTTGATGATGTTTGGAATGAAAACTATAATAATTGGGATATGCTACAAACTCCATTCACCGTTGGTCTAAATGGAAGTAAGATTATAGTAACTACACGTAGTGATAAGGTTGCATCGGTCATGCGTTcagttcatattcatcatttgGGACAGTTATCCTTTGAGGACTGCTGGTCGCTATTTGCAAAACATGCATTTGAAAATGGAGATTCTAGTCTACATCCAGAACTTGAAGAAATTGGCAAAGGGATTGTAAAGAAGTGTAAAGGATTGCCTTTGGCTGCAAAGACCCTAGGGGGTGCCTTATACTCAGAGTTACGAGTAAAAGAATGGGAATTTGTGTTGAACAGCGAAACGTGGGATTTACCGAATGATGAAATTCTCCCTGCCTTAAGGTTAAGCTATTCTTTTCTTCCTTCACATTTAAAGCGATGTTTTGCATATTGCTCAATTTTTCCTAAGGACTAcgaatttgaaaaggaaattttgattCTATTGTGGATGGCTGAAGGCTTTTTGCAACaatttgaaaacaagaaaacaatggAAGAAGTGGGTGATGGGTACTTTTATGACCTATTATCAAGGTCATTTTTTCAGAAGTCCAATAGTCACAAATCATATTTTGTAATGCATGATCTCATTCACGACTTGGCTCAACTTGTTTCTGGAAAATTTTGTGTTCAATTGAAGGATGGTAAGATGAATGAAATTCTTGAAAAGCTCCgccatttatcatattttagaaGTGAATATGACCCGTTTGAGAGATTTGAGACCCTAAATGAAGTTAATGGTCTTCGTACCTTCTTTCCTTTGAATTTGATAACTTGGCCTCGATTTGACAAGGTTTCAAATAATAGAAATCCAAATGCTGTTAGGTATGTTGTAGATTTTCGGTTGAGTAATAGAGTTTGGACCGATTTATTATTGAAAGTTCAATATTTACGAGTATTATCATTATGCTACTATAAGATAACGGATTTGTCTGATTCAATTGGTAATTTGAAACATTTGCGCTATTTGGACCTTACCTACACACTCATCAAAAGGTTACCAGAGTCGATTTGTAGTTTGTATAATTTACAAACATTGATATTATACGAGTGTAGATGTCTTGTTGAATTGCCTAAAATGATGTGGAAAATGATTAGCTTACGTCATCTTGATATCAGGCATAGCAAAGTGAAAGAGATGCCAAGTCACATGGGTCAATTAAAAAGTCTACAAAAATTGAGTAACTATATAATGGGTGAGCAAAGTGGGACAAGGGTTGGAGAGTTGAAGAAGCTTTCGCGCATTGGTGGAAGTCTTGTCATTCAAGAGCTGCAGAATGTGGTTGATGCTAAGGATGCCTCAGAGGCCAATTTGGTAGGCAAGCAATATCTGGATGAGTTACAGTTGGAATGGAATCGTGGTAGTGATGTTGAACAAAATGGAGCAGAGATAGTGCTGAACAACTTACAACCTCATTCAAACTTAAAGAGACTCACTATTTACGGTTATGGTGGTTCAAGATTTCCAGATTGGTTAGGTCCTTCAGTTCTGAATATGGTGTCGCTACGTCTCTGGTATTGTACGAATATGTCAACCTTCCCACCGCTGGGGCAGCTACCCTCTCttaaacatttatatatatcGGGGTTGGAGGAGATAGAAAGGGTGGGCGCAGAGTTTTATGGGACTGAGCCCTCCTTTGTCTCCCTAGAAGCTCTATCATTTCGGGGTATGCGAAAATGGAAGGAATGGTTGTGTTTGGGAGGCCAAGGTGGAGAATTCTCTCGTCTCAAGGAGCTTTATATAGAGAGGTGTCCCAAGCTAATCGGAGCCTTACCAAATCATCTGCCTTTGTTGACGAAACTAGAGATTGTACAATGTGAGCAGCTTGTGGCTGAACTTCCAAGGATTCCAGCCATCCGTGTATTGACGACACGCAGCTGTGACATCTCACAGTGGAAGGAACTACCACCACTACTGCAGGATCTCTCAATTCAAAATTCCGACTCTTTGGAGTCCCTATGGGAGGAGGGAATGTTGCAAAGTAATACTTGTCTTCGACAGTTGAGAATCAGAAATTGCTCTTTTTCGAGACCCTTGTGCAGAGTTTGTTTGCCCATTACATTGAATTCGTTATATATAAACGATTCTAAGAAACTAGAGTTTCTCCTACCTGAGTTTTTAAAATGTCACCACCCTTCCCTTGACTATTTGTCTATCGTCAGAAGTAATTGCAATTCTCTCTCATCCTTCCCACTCGGCAACTTCCCAAGTTTAACTGAGCTCGCTATCTGCAAACTCAGGGGGATTGAATCCCTCTCCATTTCAATTTCAGAGGGCGATGTTACATCTTTTCATTGGTTGAACATCAGAAGTTGCCCTGATCTTGTGTCTATTGAATTGTCAGCTCTCGACTTCTCACGATATTCCATCTTCAAGTGCAAGAATCTCAAGCGGCTGCTGCACAACGCTGCATGCTTTCAGTCATTAACAATAGAAG TTTGGAGCTTCAACTGCTCACCTCACTTGAAAAATTAG